Genomic window (Microcaecilia unicolor chromosome 8, aMicUni1.1, whole genome shotgun sequence):
tggatgtgagacgagtcatcatcagatacttggaagtgaccaatgatttccggaaatcggatcatctgtttgtcctgtttgcaggtcctcgtaggggtctgcaggctgctaagcctacagtggcaagatgggtcaaggaagccattgcagcggcttatgtggccgcagggaaggtgccgcctatccagctgaaggctcactccacaagagctcaggcggcctcgatggcagaggccggttccgtctccttggaagagatatgcaaggcggcaacttgggcttcggcccatacattctccaagcattaccgcttgactgtggctgctcgggcggaggcccggtttggagcttcagtgttgcggtcagggatttctatgtcccgccctgggtgagtactgcttcggtacatcccaccagtctatggattgatcagcttgatgatatggaaggtaaaattatgtataatcatacctgataattttctttccattaatcatagctgatcaatccatagcccctcccagatatctgtattgttttattctggttgcatttcaggttcaagtttactcttcagttacttcagaaagacttcgtgttcaagttttttcacttggattcttcaagagttaagacgagtttgtgttacagtgagctgctgcattcctctcccctccgttttacggggctggattgagacttataattctgccggcactccctcccgcttcgtgcggctgtagggcagttttgtacccctcccgcttcggcggtgttcgggtcagtcagctcctcccgcggttgcggttgcaggataagccagatccccccgcatcggcgggtgtggtgtccctcccccgctccgcggggatgagctggacggattcccctcccccacttgtgtggggatgagctgggttaattcccctcccccgtttcggcggtggtgagctgggcagagtgtcccttcgtgggtgtaattctctaagtgctgagtcctgcggatggagctttgatatcgacatactgaggagtttccggcagcacatgaccacatatagggaggcaaaagtttgctctctatctccacctgctggtagatggacacaacccaccagtctatggattgatcagctatgattaatggaaagaaaattatcaggtatgattatacataattttaccttctgacTGTGACTGGTCATCAATACCATCTGAACAAGAGAGATAAAAGAACAAAATTTTAAACTGTACACGGCTTTTAAAGCTGAGCACATTAAATAACTCTTACTGGACTCTTGAATTGTTGCAGCTGATCATGGTGTCAAAGTAAACCTGTCTGCAAAGATGTTACTGACAAttgttcagaatttggaattgTTGCCATTATTTTTGTTATGGATAGGTTGGGAGAAGCAAAATGAAACTGGCGTCAAATGAGAGGATTTTCCTttcatctatctatatatatatatatataaaaggcaccactgaagcctccagccggaagtgtgaagcgccagagatatccggtttccccatgagtgaaggaaaacagcacagcaggaaatcccacgaaactgtgaaggactcggaggggggaggggagagagatgccctcactctctctgtaacaaaaacacagaacagcaggaaacaacactgaaggactggactcggggagggagagagggcagggacacacacactcccacatgcacactctgaagaaaaccttgctagccccccgtttcatttgcatcagaaacggggttaTTTTTTACTGGTTTTCTAATAATGTAAAGCTCATTTTTGTATTGCCTGTCCCACATGATGAAAAATTGCCTCCAAAGTGGACTCGCTCAGAATGACAACaaccttcccccctccaccccccctccacccccccaccctgcTGGGATAAAAAGCTGATATATCAAACCATTGAAGCTAGAAGCCTGAAAGCTTTGCAGTTTTTCATCTTTTATATATTGGTCTCCATTCTGGTAGATTATCCTTTTCTGCAGTTGATGTTTCCAAATTTTGGTTGCATTGACACAGAATGACCTGTTAATAACCACCCAGACTAGACAggattctaccccccccccccacacacacacaccaaagacCTGAGCCTAGCTCAAATTTCTGTATAGTGTATGAGACAGTAAACATGTGTATTCTTTAACAGCCATCCCTGGGAAACTGTTACTACAGCTGCCATGCAGAAATATCCAAACCCCATGAACCCTTGCGTGGTTGGAGTGGATGTAATGAACAGGCATGTCGATTCTGCTGGGAAGCTACACAGTGACAGACTGCTTAGCACTGAATGGGGAATTCCCTCTCTTGTCAAATCAGTAAGTGCATCAAATTAAGGCAGCCAGAACTTTGTTGATGTCAGCTGTGATCTGTGCCTAAGTAGTAGAACATCTGTTTAATAGTAGTAACATGAAAAGGTGGGATGGCAGATTGTCTGTCTATTGCTAAGTGGTGGGAAAGGTGGCATATTTGTTACAGCCTGTTGTTCACCTTTAAATTAACCAGTTTATTTGTACACATGATAGCAAGAAATGTTCTTGGAGATATGAAATGGGTCAGTGTACCATCTAACTTCTCTGTGTAAGCCAGGTGTCTTCATCAGAACAAACTGCTGTTAGGCAGTATGTTTCAGATTGTGGGCCAGGGAGCTCATCCCCTAGTATTATCTCAAAGATAAATGTACAAAGAAAATCAAAACGGACAACAGCAAGAAAAGTCTCCTGTTGTGAAGTAAAAACAGGCTCCTTAGGAGGTGGGTGTTGATACATCTAACTATCCCAAGTACAGGATGTGACTAGATTCTTTCAATTAGTGCAGAAAGTGTTAGCTGATTTAtttgggtttcagctgctcagttgattttcttttttcccttcagATCATTGGTGCATCTAGATCAAAAACCTATGTTCGGGAACATTCTGTGGTTGATCCTGTGGAGAAAACTTTTGAACTCAGATCCTCTAATGTAAGTATGTAGCATTGTGCAGCTGGCTCCTTTGTGTCCTCTCAGCAGTGTGCAGTGAGGCTTCAAATTATATGTCACCTGAGTGCTTCAagacctaaattttaatgcagggTTGAGTTTTTATCATATTTTGTAGTTTTAGCAGACTTCATATGTGGGAAAAGTGATTCTTGTATCTCATTCCACAGATTACATTTACAAACATGGTGTCAGTAGATGAAAGACTGATCTATAAACCACATCCTCAGGACCCAGAAAAGTGAGTGCTGAACTGTCTGGggtggtttggttttttttttacatgaatcTTCAACAGTTTGGTGTTTAGTAGTTTCTTTGGGAAAATGAGCTTACAACACAATTGTAGGAGCTTTCATATTTAATTAAATATGAATAATTCCCTAATAAATTAACATTTgtgtgttttttggtttttttttatcaggACTGTTCTAACTCAAGAAGCAATAATTTCTGTGAAAGGGGTGAGCCTGAGCAGTTACCTTGAGGGGTTGATGGCCAACACAATATCTTCTAATGCCAATAAAGTGAGTTGCGTGTGGGCATGGATCTAGGAAATAGTATTTGTGCACTAAGGATAAACTCATCTGAAATGCTTTAGCTTGGCTCCAGGCTAGACTTTGTGTAATTGATATTACCTGTGTGGGCTTTTGGAGATACCCCACACTTCTGGCTTTCAGTTCCAGGGGTCCTTGCCCTGTAGCATACCATGTGACTTGGCTATGCAACCCAGGGGGAGATGCTGAAAGCAATTCGAGCTTGCactgtttcatttagactggttttagctaGTTTAAATGAAACATTATTTTGTGGTTAACAGCCACCACTTTACCATGCATGGAAGCAGTGACTGAAAGTCCTATTCTGATGAGCTtactagtattaaaatgagcttgGTGATTTCCCGCCAGTGCTGAGAAAAGCAGCTCACAAAAAACCCTTGCCCTAATGACTAAAACCTACCGACTGCTCTTTTGTCCTTCTGACCCAAGTTGTCTTGTGGGAGGATGGCAGCTGCCAGCTTCTTCCAGCGCCAGCTCTGGCCTTTCTCCTGTTTAGTGCTTAAAAAACCAAGTCAACCAACCTATAAGAGTAGTACATCTAGTGGCAAAAGGCTGGGAACGGGGCAGTCTGGTTCAATTCCCAATCATGCAGCCTTCATGCcaggtccaaccccccccccccccccctcccattcacTGGGCATGTGTACAAAAGCTATGCCTACTGCCCAGCTCTTGTGGGCATTCGCCAGGAATGTCTCTCCCCCTTTACCAAATGATGCTCAACATTCACAGGATTCATATAATTTGcatgttagtgttgagcattggtcgcTAAATCAAAATCCGTCTTCCAGCTGTcttttccagcactgttcttctagGATTTACCCATATAAAATGGAAAGGGAAGTTAGGTGTGTTGGAGGTGGGTGAAACTTTAGATGAATAATGGTGGTGCTTTGCTTGGCATTTTCCTGTTAACTTAGGCTAGAGGTAACCTGGACTTGGGATAACTGACCACACCTGTGCTCTTTGGTATAGAATTAACTGTCTCTACGTTAAAGCTCGCTACTGGCCCTGCTTTTTTCTGTGTGGAAGTGTAAACATGCTCAATGTTTTACTTAGTAAAATA
Coding sequences:
- the PRELID3B gene encoding PRELI domain containing protein 3B — protein: MKIWTSEHVFDHPWETVTTAAMQKYPNPMNPCVVGVDVMNRHVDSAGKLHSDRLLSTEWGIPSLVKSIIGASRSKTYVREHSVVDPVEKTFELRSSNITFTNMVSVDERLIYKPHPQDPEKTVLTQEAIISVKGVSLSSYLEGLMANTISSNANKGRDAMEWVISKLNTEIEELAVSARGSMRASMAAAAFVEK